A genomic stretch from Arachis stenosperma cultivar V10309 chromosome 3, arast.V10309.gnm1.PFL2, whole genome shotgun sequence includes:
- the LOC130969469 gene encoding 60S ribosomal protein L44 — MVNVPKTKKTYCKSKECRKHTLHKVTQYKKGKDSIAAQGKRRYDRKQSGYGGQTKPVFHKKAKTTKKIVLRLQCQGCKHVSQHPIKRCKHFEIGGDKKGKGTSLF, encoded by the exons ATG GTGAACGTTCCGAAGACAAAGAAGACGTACTGCAAGAGCAAGGAGTGCAGGAAGCACACTCTTCACAAGGTTACCCAATACAAGAAGGGCAAGGATAGCATCGCCGCTCAGGGTAAGCGCCGTTATGACCGCAAGCAATCCGGTTATGGTGGCCAGACCAAGCCCGTCTTCCACAAAAAG GCCAAGACCACCAAGAAAATTGTGTTGAGGCTTCAATGCCAGGGCTGCAAACATGTCTCCCAGCATCCTATTAAG AGATGCAAACACTTTGAGATTGGTGGTGACAAGAAGGGAAAAGGAACTTCCCTCTTCTAA
- the LOC130969468 gene encoding putative clathrin assembly protein At1g03050 isoform X1, translating to MGPSKLRRAIGAVKDKTSIGLAKVGSSSSLGDLEVAIVKATRHDEYPAEEKHVREILSLTCYSRAYVSACVSTISKRLSKTKSWTVALKSLILIQRLLSDGDPAYEQEIFFSTRRGTRLLNMSDFRDRSYSSSWDFSAFVRTYALYLDERLEYKMQNRRGRRSRFGFDEDDEQRQRDKDRDREKYIYRDKDKDKDKDKDLDIEVSTKATPLNDFRTELLFSKMQHLQLLLERFIACRPTGVAKTHRIVIVALYPIVKESFQIYHDMTEIMSILIDRFAEEMEVQECSKVYDVFCRVGKQYDELDMFYTWSKSIGIGRAIEYPDLEKVTAKKLELMDNYIREKSRMAKCRKLEQQERQSEDEKAEEPEPQEDMNAIKALPPPEEVKEEPVEETKEAEPKNEEPEQTEGDLLNLGDDTVTTHEYGDKLALALFDGAAPATNSDTKALPWHAFDDSADWETALVQSASNLSNQKPSLGGGFDTLLLDGMYQHGAAYSAMQGPGYGVSGSNSSVALGSAGRPAMLALPAPPSRAGGLSSFGADPFAASLAVAPPHYVQMSEIEKKQRLLMEEQLMWQQYANRGMQMQGQAAYPNVQANNTYMGGYQQNYWGYSH from the exons atgggTCCAAGCAAATTGAGAAGAGCCATTGGAGCAGTTAAGGATAAGACAAGCATAGGGCTAGCAAAGGTGGGAAGCAGCAGCTCACTGGGGGATCTTGAAGTGGCAATTGTGAAGGCAACAAGGCATGATGAGTACCCTGCTGAAGAGAAGCACGTTAGGGAGATCCTGAGCTTAACATGTTACTCGAGGGCCTACGTTAGTGCCTGCGTTAGCACCATCTCCAAGCGTCTAAGCAAGACAAAAAGTTGGACGGTTGCTTTGAAATCCCTCATTCTCATTCAAAGGCTACTATCAGATGGAGATCCTGCTTATGAGCAAGAAATATTCTTCTCAACTAGGCGCGGCACTCGCCTTCTCAACATGTCTGATTTCAGGGACAGGTCCTATTCTAGTTCTTGGGATTTCTCTGCATTTGTGCGCACCTACGCCTTGTATCTTGATGAAAGGCTTGAGTACAAGATGCAGAACAGGCGCGGAAGGCGCAGCAGGTTTGGttttgatgaagatgatgagCAAAGACAAAGAGATAAAGACAGAGAcagagaaaaatatatatacagagataaagataaagataaagataaagacaAAGATCTTGATATTGAAGTGAGTACAAAAGCCACACCTTTGAATGATTTTAGGACCGAGCTACTATTTTCCAAGATGCAGCATTTGCAGTTGCTTCTTGAACGCTTTATAGCTTGCCGTCCCACAG GAGTGGCAAAGACCCATCGTATTGTCATAGTGGCTCTGTATCCTATTGTGAAGGAGAGCTTTCAAATATATCATGATATGACAGAGATCATGAGCATCTTAATCGATCGTTTTGCCGAAGAGATGGAGGTACAAGAATGCAGCAAAGTTTATGATGTTTTCTGCCGCGTTGGAAAGCAGTACGACGAGCTAGACATGTTCTATACCTGGTCCAAGTCCATAGGCATTGGGCGCGCAATCGAGTATCCGGATTTAGAGAAGGTAACAGCCAAGAAGCTGGAGCTCATGGATAACTACATCAGAGAGAAGTCCAGAATGGCCAAATGTAGAAAACTAGAACAACAAGAACGTCAAAGTGAAGATGAAAAAGCAGAGGAACCTGAACCACAGGAGGATATGAATGCAATTAAGGCACTGCCGCCGCCAGAAGAAGTAAAGGAGGAGCCAGTAGAAGAAACAAAGGAAGCAGAGCCGAAGAATGAAGAGCCAGAGCAAACAGAGGGGGATCTATTGAATCTAGGAGATGATACAGTGACAACTCATGAATATGGGGACAAACTAGCCTTGGCATTGTTTGATGGGGCTGCACCAGCAACAAATAGTGACACCAAAGCTCTTCCATGGCACGCTTTTGATGATTCAGCAGATTGGGAAACAGCATTGGTTCAATCAGCAAGCAACTTGTCCAACCAGAAGCCATCACTTGGGGGAGGCTTTGACACCTTGTTGTTGGATGGTATGTACCAACATGGAGCTGCATATTCAGCCATGCAAGGACCAGGTTATGGGGTAAGTGGCAGCAATAGTAGCGTCGCACTAGGCTCGGCTGGAAGACCTGCCATGCTAGCATTGCCGGCACCACCATCTCGGGCAGGTGGTTTGAGTTCGTTTGGTGCAGACCCTTTTGCAGCTTCATTGGCTGTGGCACCTCCACACTACGTTCAAATGTCAGAGATTGAAAAGAAACAGAGGTTGTTGATGGAGGAGCAACTAATGTGGCAGCAATATGCAAACCGTGGGATGCAGATGCAGGGACAAGCTGCATACCCAAATGTACAAGCTAACAATACGTACATGGGAGGGTATCAACAGAACTATTGGGGCTATTCTCATTAA
- the LOC130969468 gene encoding putative clathrin assembly protein At1g03050 isoform X2, translated as MGPSKLRRAIGAVKDKTSIGLAKVGSSSSLGDLEVAIVKATRHDEYPAEEKHVREILSLTCYSRAYVSACVSTISKRLSKTKSWTVALKSLILIQRLLSDGDPAYEQEIFFSTRRGTRLLNMSDFRDRSYSSSWDFSAFVRTYALYLDERLEYKMQNRRGRRSRFGFDEDDEDKDKDKDKDKDLDIEVSTKATPLNDFRTELLFSKMQHLQLLLERFIACRPTGVAKTHRIVIVALYPIVKESFQIYHDMTEIMSILIDRFAEEMEVQECSKVYDVFCRVGKQYDELDMFYTWSKSIGIGRAIEYPDLEKVTAKKLELMDNYIREKSRMAKCRKLEQQERQSEDEKAEEPEPQEDMNAIKALPPPEEVKEEPVEETKEAEPKNEEPEQTEGDLLNLGDDTVTTHEYGDKLALALFDGAAPATNSDTKALPWHAFDDSADWETALVQSASNLSNQKPSLGGGFDTLLLDGMYQHGAAYSAMQGPGYGVSGSNSSVALGSAGRPAMLALPAPPSRAGGLSSFGADPFAASLAVAPPHYVQMSEIEKKQRLLMEEQLMWQQYANRGMQMQGQAAYPNVQANNTYMGGYQQNYWGYSH; from the exons atgggTCCAAGCAAATTGAGAAGAGCCATTGGAGCAGTTAAGGATAAGACAAGCATAGGGCTAGCAAAGGTGGGAAGCAGCAGCTCACTGGGGGATCTTGAAGTGGCAATTGTGAAGGCAACAAGGCATGATGAGTACCCTGCTGAAGAGAAGCACGTTAGGGAGATCCTGAGCTTAACATGTTACTCGAGGGCCTACGTTAGTGCCTGCGTTAGCACCATCTCCAAGCGTCTAAGCAAGACAAAAAGTTGGACGGTTGCTTTGAAATCCCTCATTCTCATTCAAAGGCTACTATCAGATGGAGATCCTGCTTATGAGCAAGAAATATTCTTCTCAACTAGGCGCGGCACTCGCCTTCTCAACATGTCTGATTTCAGGGACAGGTCCTATTCTAGTTCTTGGGATTTCTCTGCATTTGTGCGCACCTACGCCTTGTATCTTGATGAAAGGCTTGAGTACAAGATGCAGAACAGGCGCGGAAGGCGCAGCAGGTTTGGttttgatgaagatgatga agataaagataaagataaagataaagacaAAGATCTTGATATTGAAGTGAGTACAAAAGCCACACCTTTGAATGATTTTAGGACCGAGCTACTATTTTCCAAGATGCAGCATTTGCAGTTGCTTCTTGAACGCTTTATAGCTTGCCGTCCCACAG GAGTGGCAAAGACCCATCGTATTGTCATAGTGGCTCTGTATCCTATTGTGAAGGAGAGCTTTCAAATATATCATGATATGACAGAGATCATGAGCATCTTAATCGATCGTTTTGCCGAAGAGATGGAGGTACAAGAATGCAGCAAAGTTTATGATGTTTTCTGCCGCGTTGGAAAGCAGTACGACGAGCTAGACATGTTCTATACCTGGTCCAAGTCCATAGGCATTGGGCGCGCAATCGAGTATCCGGATTTAGAGAAGGTAACAGCCAAGAAGCTGGAGCTCATGGATAACTACATCAGAGAGAAGTCCAGAATGGCCAAATGTAGAAAACTAGAACAACAAGAACGTCAAAGTGAAGATGAAAAAGCAGAGGAACCTGAACCACAGGAGGATATGAATGCAATTAAGGCACTGCCGCCGCCAGAAGAAGTAAAGGAGGAGCCAGTAGAAGAAACAAAGGAAGCAGAGCCGAAGAATGAAGAGCCAGAGCAAACAGAGGGGGATCTATTGAATCTAGGAGATGATACAGTGACAACTCATGAATATGGGGACAAACTAGCCTTGGCATTGTTTGATGGGGCTGCACCAGCAACAAATAGTGACACCAAAGCTCTTCCATGGCACGCTTTTGATGATTCAGCAGATTGGGAAACAGCATTGGTTCAATCAGCAAGCAACTTGTCCAACCAGAAGCCATCACTTGGGGGAGGCTTTGACACCTTGTTGTTGGATGGTATGTACCAACATGGAGCTGCATATTCAGCCATGCAAGGACCAGGTTATGGGGTAAGTGGCAGCAATAGTAGCGTCGCACTAGGCTCGGCTGGAAGACCTGCCATGCTAGCATTGCCGGCACCACCATCTCGGGCAGGTGGTTTGAGTTCGTTTGGTGCAGACCCTTTTGCAGCTTCATTGGCTGTGGCACCTCCACACTACGTTCAAATGTCAGAGATTGAAAAGAAACAGAGGTTGTTGATGGAGGAGCAACTAATGTGGCAGCAATATGCAAACCGTGGGATGCAGATGCAGGGACAAGCTGCATACCCAAATGTACAAGCTAACAATACGTACATGGGAGGGTATCAACAGAACTATTGGGGCTATTCTCATTAA